The Gemmatimonadota bacterium genome window below encodes:
- the fdhF gene encoding formate dehydrogenase subunit alpha produces the protein MSSGNVTLTIDGRSVTAPGGATIWEAARSAGIDIPTLCHDPKLRPVAVCRVCAVDVDNSRTLPAACIRQVEEGMVVRTDTERVLRTRRTLVELLEAGQPPEEKRRRPPAQDELARLGRLLQSDPSRYASTCSNSLVEHDLSSPVIAVDHNACILCDRCIRACDDVQVNDVIGRAGKGCHTRIAFDNDLPMGNSSCVSCGECVAACPTSALTDISLVETGRGIAETAGPPRGRVDAADGVSTSAHDGGQPAEAVCRHETVPRKIDSVCPYCGVGCGISYHVQNNRIVQVTGREDTHTEGRLCVKGRYGYDYTHHPQRLLKPLIRREDAYPKRPLSADFQDYREFRRSLRSPEWNDRIREVFREAEWDEALDLAARRLLGIKQKQGPGALAGFGSAKVTNEEAYLFQKLVRVVFGTNNVDHCTRLCHASSVAALTEAIGSGAVSNAFQEVLETDVIFVVGSNTEDNHPVAATYMKQAVDRGARMIVLDPRRPTIADHATRYVRFKPGTDIALLNGLMHVILREGLQDREFIAARTEHFDALEPALRSYTPELVSQITGVPAPVIEEIAVEYGRARQAMIFWGMGISQHVNGTDNARALISLCLMTGNIGRPGTGLHPLRGQNNVQGASDVGLIPRFYPGYQPADDPDVRKHFEQAWDTRLDPRSGLTVVEIMHAALDGRIAGMLMMGENPFLSDPNMNKVRKALQSLSFLVVQDIFLTETAEFADVILPASTAAEKRGTYVNTNRMVQIGRQALDPPGEARLDGDILIDLANRMIRMEQGENGPRWDYGGPEAVWDEIVSVTPIFNGITYEAMEQETVVWPLEEPVLFTDTFPSGRGRFTPVSFAPPDELPDEEYPFVLNTGRVLEHWHTGTMTRRARALDVISPEPFVEMTPRDIERLGCEDGALVVVSSRRGAITLKSKSSTRVADGNVFIPFHFKEAAANILTNDALDPDGKIPEFKYCAVAVRPAISRI, from the coding sequence ATGAGTAGTGGGAACGTCACGCTGACGATCGACGGCAGGAGCGTTACCGCGCCGGGAGGCGCCACGATCTGGGAAGCGGCCCGGTCAGCCGGCATCGACATTCCCACCCTGTGCCACGATCCCAAACTGCGACCGGTCGCCGTGTGCCGCGTGTGCGCGGTCGACGTCGATAACTCCCGCACGCTGCCGGCGGCCTGTATCCGCCAGGTCGAAGAAGGCATGGTGGTACGCACCGATACGGAGCGGGTACTTCGCACGCGCCGTACCCTGGTGGAACTGCTGGAGGCCGGACAACCCCCCGAGGAGAAACGGCGCAGACCACCGGCACAGGACGAACTTGCCCGACTGGGCAGACTGCTGCAGTCGGATCCGTCACGGTATGCCTCGACATGTTCGAACTCGTTAGTCGAGCACGACCTGTCCTCGCCCGTCATCGCGGTGGATCACAACGCCTGCATCCTGTGCGACCGGTGTATCCGCGCCTGCGACGATGTCCAGGTAAACGACGTCATCGGCCGTGCCGGCAAGGGATGCCATACCCGCATCGCCTTCGATAACGACCTCCCCATGGGGAACTCCTCCTGCGTTTCCTGCGGCGAGTGCGTGGCCGCGTGCCCCACCTCTGCCCTGACGGATATCTCCCTCGTCGAGACAGGCCGCGGGATCGCGGAAACCGCCGGTCCACCCCGGGGCCGGGTCGACGCCGCCGATGGCGTTTCGACCAGCGCGCACGATGGCGGGCAGCCCGCTGAGGCGGTGTGCCGGCATGAAACCGTACCGAGGAAAATCGACTCGGTCTGTCCCTATTGCGGGGTAGGATGTGGGATTTCGTACCATGTACAGAACAATCGAATCGTACAGGTGACGGGGCGGGAAGATACCCACACCGAAGGCCGGCTGTGTGTCAAGGGAAGATATGGCTACGACTACACCCACCATCCGCAGCGGCTCCTGAAACCCCTCATCAGGCGGGAAGACGCCTATCCGAAGCGGCCGCTTTCGGCGGACTTCCAGGATTACCGGGAGTTCCGGCGCTCGCTGCGGTCACCGGAATGGAACGATCGCATCCGGGAAGTGTTCCGTGAGGCCGAATGGGACGAGGCGCTGGACCTGGCGGCCCGCCGTTTGCTGGGAATCAAGCAAAAGCAGGGGCCGGGCGCGCTGGCCGGCTTCGGGTCGGCCAAGGTGACCAACGAAGAAGCCTACCTTTTTCAAAAGCTGGTACGCGTGGTCTTCGGTACCAACAACGTAGATCACTGCACGCGCCTCTGTCACGCCTCCTCCGTGGCGGCCCTCACCGAGGCCATCGGGAGCGGGGCGGTCTCGAACGCCTTTCAGGAAGTCCTTGAAACCGACGTCATCTTCGTGGTTGGTTCCAATACGGAAGACAACCATCCCGTCGCCGCTACCTACATGAAACAAGCCGTCGACCGCGGTGCCAGGATGATTGTCCTCGATCCCAGGCGGCCGACCATCGCCGACCACGCCACACGGTACGTACGGTTCAAGCCCGGCACGGACATTGCGTTGCTCAACGGACTGATGCACGTGATTCTGCGTGAAGGGTTGCAGGACCGGGAATTTATCGCGGCCCGGACGGAACACTTCGATGCGCTCGAACCGGCCCTGCGGTCCTATACGCCCGAACTGGTTTCGCAGATCACCGGCGTTCCCGCCCCGGTAATCGAAGAGATCGCCGTCGAGTACGGTCGCGCGCGGCAGGCCATGATCTTCTGGGGCATGGGGATCAGCCAGCATGTCAATGGTACGGACAATGCCCGGGCACTCATCTCGCTTTGCCTGATGACCGGAAACATCGGACGCCCGGGCACGGGGCTCCATCCGCTGCGGGGACAGAACAACGTGCAGGGCGCCTCCGACGTGGGACTGATTCCGCGGTTCTATCCGGGCTACCAGCCTGCGGACGATCCGGACGTGCGGAAGCATTTCGAGCAGGCATGGGATACGCGTCTCGACCCGCGTTCGGGCCTGACGGTCGTGGAAATCATGCATGCCGCCCTCGACGGCCGCATCGCGGGCATGCTCATGATGGGGGAGAACCCCTTTCTTTCCGACCCGAACATGAACAAGGTCCGGAAAGCCCTGCAGAGTCTGTCGTTTCTCGTCGTGCAGGATATCTTCCTGACGGAGACCGCGGAGTTCGCGGACGTGATCCTGCCCGCTTCCACCGCGGCGGAGAAGCGGGGAACCTACGTCAACACGAACCGCATGGTGCAGATCGGAAGACAGGCGCTGGATCCGCCCGGCGAAGCCCGCCTGGACGGAGACATCCTGATCGACCTCGCCAACCGGATGATCCGCATGGAGCAGGGCGAGAACGGTCCACGCTGGGACTACGGCGGTCCGGAGGCGGTGTGGGATGAAATCGTCTCGGTGACGCCGATTTTCAACGGCATCACCTACGAAGCGATGGAGCAGGAAACCGTGGTATGGCCCCTGGAAGAGCCGGTCCTCTTTACCGACACCTTTCCCAGCGGCAGGGGCAGATTCACCCCCGTATCCTTTGCCCCGCCGGACGAACTGCCGGACGAAGAGTATCCCTTCGTCCTGAATACGGGCCGCGTCCTGGAGCACTGGCACACGGGCACCATGACCCGCCGCGCCCGGGCCCTCGACGTCATATCCCCGGAACCCTTCGTGGAGATGACGCCTCGGGACATCGAACGCCTGGGCTGTGAAGACGGTGCCCTGGTGGTCGTCTCCTCTCGCCGCGGCGCCATCACCCTGAAATCGAAGTCGTCGACGCGCGTGGCCGACGGCAACGTTTTCATCCCCTTCCATTTCAAGGAAGCCGCCGCCAATATCCTGACCAACGACGCCCTCGACCCCGACGGCAAGATCCCCGAATTCAAATACTGTGCGGTGGCCGTAAGGCCCGCGATATCAAGGATATAA
- a CDS encoding RNA polymerase sigma factor — translation MNSTAGSRRAPDRDFDKTHRTHYRRILALCRYLLKSIDDAEDAAQEVFFRAYLKRSTVDSSKSYLNWLLKIATNHCLDLLRRRSSETRIYESIDPDRIGPSRVSEDTLDFLVRAEKGERVRAAIQSLSDKYRVPLVLAYYNEFTYEEIGEALELNRNTVATLILRAKQRLREELREL, via the coding sequence ATGAACTCGACCGCAGGCAGCCGGCGCGCACCAGATCGGGATTTCGACAAGACCCACCGGACGCATTACCGGCGGATTCTCGCACTCTGTCGATATCTATTGAAGTCTATCGATGATGCCGAGGACGCGGCACAGGAAGTCTTCTTTCGCGCCTACCTGAAGCGTTCGACCGTCGACAGTTCGAAGTCGTACCTGAACTGGCTTTTGAAAATAGCCACCAATCATTGTCTTGACCTGCTGCGTCGTCGTAGCAGCGAGACCAGGATCTATGAATCCATCGATCCCGACCGGATCGGTCCTTCCCGGGTATCCGAGGACACCCTCGATTTTCTGGTCCGGGCAGAAAAGGGCGAACGGGTGCGAGCGGCAATACAGTCGCTCTCCGACAAGTATCGCGTACCGCTCGTACTGGCCTATTACAACGAGTTCACCTACGAAGAAATCGGCGAAGCACTCGAACTGAACAGGAACACGGTAGCGACGCTGATTTTACGTGCCAAGCAACGATTGCGAGAGGAGCTGAGGGAGCTATGA